The Thamnophis elegans isolate rThaEle1 chromosome Z, rThaEle1.pri, whole genome shotgun sequence genome contains a region encoding:
- the LOC116521987 gene encoding vomeronasal type-2 receptor 26-like: MQVMASWPDTNKKSMNSVNQNLKSICLQSNNVHRKLSTSGDETLLVGFFSYVNPDERAQSFKKVPVISEYGSILPKYVQHPLTMYFAIDEINKNAKLFPNLTLTPLIAQTSFNAMKASKFVLDFLFLIQGSPINFNCVGRRNLNFLPIIGDLTSLNSIQMAHMLNTYKFPQINYGSFDPVLSDKRQFPSFFSTVPNDNLQYEGIVHLLKHFGWNWIGLLVSENESGEAFIQNLEQKLFQSDICIAWIALIRILADALLNRGFIQEQVDNLLGIILQKNVSVFLASGTAQSMEILQWGLYLREAYQMTPIDHRVWIMTYQWDFTVSLLPIDSFLVQTFNGSLYFSLHRRTVPGFQEFLEKIKPLVHPISYIDWFWEFVFHCSLPPYRKGVKRCTGREKLKTVSGSVFEMTMSGESYNIYNGVYLAAHALQAMYSKRAKRAKPAPVRNQPLQPWELHYFLRNTRFNNSVGEEIFFDEKGEIDLGYDIFNYVSFHNKSFQRVRIGKMVSKPLDGKKFIINESIIMWNHKFQQVRPHARCVESCHPGFSRVVQEGKHICCYNCRQCPEGRISIETDTDQCERCPEDQYSNAEKVQCLPKRFSYLSYREPLGIVLSSLTLFFSAILILVAVTFILHWDTPIVKANNRNITCILLSSLLLCFLCSLLFIGQPGNVSCFFRQTMFGTIFSLSVSCVLAKTIMVVMAFLATKPGNQMRKWLGNRLTGSIIVFCSCIQAVICMIWLIISPPFPEWDMHSQVQEIIVQCNEGSDAMFYIVLGYLWLLATISFTVAFFARKLPDTFNEAKLITFSMLVFCSIWLSFIPAYLSTKGKYMVAVEVFSILGSTAGLLGCIFLPKCYIILLNPHLNTKQHLTRKTD; encoded by the exons ATGCAAGTGATGGCTTCCTGGCCTGACACTAACAAGAAGTCCATGAACAG TGTCAATCAGAATTTGAAATCAATCTGCCTCCAATCCAATAATGTTCACAGGAAACTTTCCACCTCTGGAGATGAAACATTACTTGTGGGATTTTTTTCCTATGTCAACCCTGATGAACGTGCCCAGAGTTTCAAAAAAGTGCCAGTAATTTCTGAATATGGATC CATATTACCAAAATATGTCCAGCATCCTCTTACTATGTATTTTGCCATTGATGAGATCAACAAGAatgccaagctcttccccaacctcaCACTAACACCGCTGATTGCTCAAACTAGTTTCAATGCCATGAAGGCCAGTAAGTTTGTTTTAGATTTTCTGTTTCTGATTCAAGGGAGTCCTATCAACTTCAATTGTGTTGGAAGAAGGAATCTGAACTTCTTGCCTATCATTGGTGACCTCACCTCACTCAATTCCATCCAGATGGCCCACATGTTGAACACCTACAAGTTTCCACag ATCAATTATGGTTCCTTTGATCCAGTCCTGAGTGATAAAAGGCAGTTCCCTTCCTTCTTCAGCACGGTTCCCAATGACAATTTGCAATACGAGGGGATTGTTCATTTACTAAAACATTTTGGATGGAACTGGATTGGCCTCTTGGTCTCAGAGAATGAGAGTGGGGAAGCCTTTATTCAAAATCTCGAACAAAAGCTCTTCCAGAGTGATATTTGCATTGCTTGGATAGCGTTGATCAGAATTTTAGCAGATGCACTCTTAAATAGAGGTTTCATTCAGGAACAGGTAGACAACCTATTAGGCATTATCTTACAGAAGAATGTCTCTGTATTCCTTGCTTCTGGAACTGCCCAatcaatggagattttacaatggGGGCTTTATTTGCGTGAAGCTTACCAAATGACCCCAATAGATCACAGAGTATGGATCATGACCTACCAGTGGGATTTCACTGTGAGTTTATTGCCAATAGATAGCTTTCTAGTTCAGACTTTCAATGGTTCCCTATACTTCTCCCTCCATAGAAGGACTGTGCCAGGATTTCAAGAGTTTCTTGAGAAAATAAAACCTTTGGTGCATCCCATTTCATACATTGATTGGTTCTGGGAATTTGTGTTTCATTGTTCACTGCCTCCATATCGGAAAGGTGTTAAACGCTGCACTGGGAGGGAAAAACTCAAGACCGTCTCTGGCTCTGTGTTTGAAATGACCATGTCTGGAGAAAGCTACAATATCTACAACGGGGTTTATCTTGCAGCACATGCGTTGCAAGCAATGTATTCAAAAAGAGCAAAAAGAGCAAAGCCAGCTCCTGTGAGGAATCAGCCTTTGCAGCCATGGGAG CTTCACTACTTTCTGAGAAACACCCGCTTTAATAACAGTGTGGGAGAAGAAATCTTTTTTGATGAGAAAGGGGAGATTGACCTGGGATATGACATTTTCAACTATGTCTCCTTCCACAATAAATCCTTCCAGAGAGTCCGGATTGGAAAGATGGTCTCCAAACCTCTTGATGGGAAGAAATTCATTATTAATGAAAGTATCATTATGTGGAATCACAAGTTTCAGCAG GTACGTCCCCATGCCAGATGTGTAGAGAGCTGCCATCCGGGGTTCAGCAGGGTTGTTCAAGAGGGGAAACATATTTGTTGCTATAATTGTAGACAATGTCCTGAAGGAAGAATTTCAATTGAAACAG ATACAGACCAATGTGAGAGATGCCCAGAAGATCAGTATTCGAATGCAGAAAAAGTCCAGTGCCTTCCCAAACGTTTCAGCTATTTATCCTATAGGGAACCCTTGGGAATCGTTTTGAGTTCTCTGACTCTTTTCTTTTCAGCAATTCTTATTTTGGTGGCAGTGACCTTCATTCTACATTGGGACacccccattgtcaaagccaacaacaggaaCATCACGTgcatcctcctttcctctctcctgctGTGTTTTCTGTGCTCTCTGCTCTTCATAGGTCAGCCTGGAAATGTGAGTTGCTTCTTCAGGCAAACTATGTTTGgcaccattttctctctctcggtATCTTGTGTCTTGGCCAAGACCATCATGGTTGTTATGGCTTTCCTGGCCACTAAGCCAGGAAACCAGATGAGGAAATGGCTAGGAAACAGACTGACGGGATCCATCATTGTCTTCTGCTCCTGTATTCAAGCTGTTATCTGTATGATATGGTTGATCATATCTCCTCCCTTCCCTGAATGGGACATGCATTCACAGGTTCAAGAGATCATTGTtcaatgtaatgaaggctcagaTGCCATGTTTTACATTGTACTGGGCTACCTGTGGCTCCTGGCCACCATCAGTTTTACTGTGGCTTTCTTTGCCAGAAAACTGCCTGATACTtttaacgaagccaagctgatcaccttcagcatgcttgtGTTTTGTAGCATTTGGTTGTCCTTCATACCAGCCTatctgagcaccaaggggaaatacatggtggctgtggaggtcttctccatcttgggctCTACTGCAGGCCTCCTGGGCTGCATCTTCCTGCCCAAGTGCTACATCATTCTGCTGAACCCACATCTCAACACCAAACAGCATCTGACTAGGAAGACAGATTAA